One genomic region from Clostridia bacterium encodes:
- a CDS encoding NADH-dependent [FeFe] hydrogenase, group A6: protein MDMINIKIDGLEISVPKDTTVLQAAKQLKIDIPTLCYMKGINEVGSCRICVVEVEGWRGLHPACVTKVCEGMEVRTANKTVREARQNILELIMANHNRECLSCSRNMNCELQKLCNEMGINDIPYEKKSDRGLIDTSAPVVRDPSKCVLCGRCVSVCDKTQSVGVINYAYRGAHTSVTTPYENSLNEYECINCGQCIKICPVGALQERDDTDKVWDALENSDLHVVVQTAPAVRIALGEEFGMPVGTNVEGKLTSALRRLGFDKVFDTNFSADLTIIEEGNELIQRINNGGKLPLITSCSPGWVKFCEHKYHDFIGNLSSCKSPQQMFGAVAKSYYAEKSGIDPRNIFVVSVMPCTAKKYESERKEMGTDGLRDVDAVITTRELAKMIKQARIEFQELPDSSYDSIMGTYSGAGVIFGNTGGVMEAALRTVADRLTGKDLKEVEYTAVRGIDGIKEAVININSMEIKVAVASGTANAAKLLDKIKAGEADYHFVEVMACPGGCINGGGQPIIMDKSKTEEVKQKRIEGIYAIDKACEKRKSHDNPEIKKLYEEYLGEPGSHKAHHLLHTHYEAR, encoded by the coding sequence ATGGATATGATTAATATTAAGATAGATGGTCTTGAAATTTCAGTACCTAAGGATACTACCGTATTGCAGGCGGCTAAACAGTTAAAGATTGACATTCCTACATTATGCTATATGAAGGGTATTAACGAGGTTGGTTCGTGCAGAATTTGCGTTGTTGAAGTAGAAGGATGGAGGGGATTACATCCCGCATGTGTAACAAAGGTTTGTGAGGGAATGGAAGTAAGGACCGCAAATAAAACTGTCAGGGAAGCAAGACAGAATATTTTAGAACTTATTATGGCAAACCATAACAGGGAATGTTTATCATGTTCAAGAAATATGAACTGCGAGCTTCAGAAACTTTGCAATGAAATGGGAATAAATGATATTCCTTATGAAAAGAAATCAGACCGTGGGTTGATAGATACATCGGCACCTGTAGTGAGGGATCCAAGCAAGTGTGTACTTTGCGGACGTTGTGTAAGTGTATGTGACAAAACACAGAGTGTGGGAGTTATAAACTATGCTTACAGAGGTGCTCATACTTCAGTTACGACTCCCTACGAGAATAGCTTGAATGAGTATGAGTGCATAAACTGTGGTCAGTGTATTAAAATTTGTCCTGTCGGTGCACTTCAGGAAAGAGATGATACGGATAAGGTCTGGGATGCTTTGGAAAATTCTGATCTTCACGTTGTAGTACAGACTGCACCTGCTGTAAGAATAGCTCTTGGTGAAGAGTTTGGTATGCCTGTAGGTACAAATGTAGAAGGCAAATTGACTAGTGCTCTGAGAAGACTAGGTTTCGACAAGGTATTTGATACGAACTTCAGTGCGGATCTTACTATAATAGAAGAGGGTAATGAACTGATTCAAAGGATAAATAACGGCGGCAAGCTTCCTCTGATAACTTCCTGCTCTCCTGGATGGGTCAAGTTTTGTGAGCATAAATATCATGATTTCATTGGAAATCTTTCCAGTTGCAAATCACCGCAGCAGATGTTTGGTGCAGTAGCAAAGTCTTACTATGCAGAGAAGTCCGGTATTGACCCCAGGAATATATTTGTAGTTTCAGTAATGCCGTGCACAGCTAAGAAATACGAGTCTGAGAGGAAAGAGATGGGAACAGACGGACTGAGGGATGTAGATGCAGTTATTACTACAAGGGAACTGGCAAAAATGATAAAGCAGGCAAGGATAGAATTTCAGGAACTGCCTGACAGCAGCTATGACAGCATAATGGGTACTTACTCAGGTGCCGGGGTCATATTCGGAAATACCGGTGGTGTAATGGAAGCAGCACTGCGTACAGTGGCGGACAGGCTTACGGGCAAAGACCTGAAGGAGGTAGAATATACTGCTGTCCGGGGAATTGACGGTATCAAGGAAGCTGTGATAAATATTAACAGTATGGAAATAAAAGTAGCTGTAGCAAGCGGTACTGCAAATGCAGCTAAGCTTCTGGATAAAATAAAGGCTGGAGAGGCTGATTACCATTTCGTTGAGGTTATGGCCTGTCCGGGTGGATGTATAAATGGGGGCGGACAACCTATCATAATGGATAAATCGAAAACTGAAGAAGTCAAGCAAAAGAGGATAGAAGGTATTTATGCAATAGACAAGGCTTGTGAAAAAAGGAAATCCCACGATAACCCTGAGATCAAAAAGTTATATGAGGAATACCTTGGAGAGCCGGGAAGTCATAAGGCACATCATCTCTTGCACACTCACTATGAAGCAAGGTAA
- a CDS encoding NAD(P)H-dependent oxidoreductase subunit E translates to MEKVKEVLDKFGNAKENLIQIMLELQLLSGKNYLPAEWVSYVAESLDLPLSKVYGVITFYAMFGMEPRGKYLIEVCKSGPCHVSGAENVIHMLEKELGIKPGQTTGDGIFTLMLSSCFGACDIAPAIKIGENVYGNLTEGSLKDIVISYREGLNYGKN, encoded by the coding sequence ATGGAAAAGGTCAAAGAGGTATTGGACAAATTCGGGAATGCAAAGGAAAATCTTATCCAGATCATGTTGGAACTTCAGCTGCTTTCAGGAAAGAACTATCTGCCGGCTGAATGGGTGTCTTACGTTGCTGAATCACTTGATTTACCACTGAGTAAGGTATATGGGGTTATTACTTTTTACGCTATGTTTGGAATGGAGCCAAGGGGCAAATACCTTATTGAAGTTTGCAAAAGTGGTCCATGTCATGTATCAGGTGCGGAAAATGTAATACACATGCTGGAAAAGGAGCTTGGGATAAAGCCGGGACAAACCACAGGAGATGGAATTTTTACTTTGATGCTTTCCAGTTGCTTTGGGGCTTGTGACATAGCTCCCGCAATCAAGATAGGTGAAAATGTATATGGAAACCTTACGGAAGGAAGTTTGAAAGATATAGTGATTTCTTACAGGGAGGGGCTTAACTATGGAAAGAACTAG
- a CDS encoding MATE family efflux transporter, whose amino-acid sequence MSRLGDKEFYKTLVHLAVPIALQSLVASSLNMIDAIMVGQLGEKAIAGVGIANQVFFLLNLILFGAYSGASIFASQYWGKGDIGGVRTVLGICLKIGCGISLIFTLVCLIFPKHIIGLFNSDPIVIDLGVQFLTINAMSFVIMAISFCYAALSRSTGYVKLPMFASIIALSLNTVLNFLLIEGNLGFPSMGVRGASIATLISRIVEALIIVLVIYTAKHPVAAGLKELMSFDTDFLRKFIKTTLPVILHEGLWSLGVTFYTFIYGHMGTPEAAAMNVAALNIVSNIDRIALVLFFGLSNACAIMVGHKIGEGNKDHAYRDSGRLLIIGPLLGVATSIMLLLSYNSILSLFHVSADVKHLAAQVLTAMVFVFPIRTFNFVMIVGVARAGGDTKFSLFMEILPLWLFAIPLTALGGLYFNLPLIYVYLLSTTEEFIKASLGLRRYFSRKWIHNVTHT is encoded by the coding sequence ATGAGCCGGCTGGGAGATAAGGAATTTTACAAAACACTGGTGCATCTGGCTGTTCCTATAGCGTTACAGAGTCTTGTTGCATCATCTCTGAATATGATAGATGCCATTATGGTGGGACAGTTGGGAGAAAAAGCAATCGCAGGTGTGGGTATAGCAAATCAGGTTTTCTTTCTGCTAAACCTGATTCTGTTTGGTGCTTACAGCGGAGCAAGCATATTTGCATCACAATACTGGGGCAAGGGTGATATCGGCGGAGTAAGGACAGTGCTCGGTATTTGTCTGAAAATAGGCTGCGGAATATCTCTAATATTCACTCTCGTGTGTCTGATATTCCCTAAACACATTATCGGGCTGTTCAACAGTGATCCTATTGTTATCGACCTTGGCGTACAGTTTTTAACAATAAATGCAATGAGCTTTGTAATAATGGCAATTTCCTTTTGCTATGCAGCATTATCCAGAAGTACCGGTTATGTCAAACTGCCAATGTTTGCCAGCATTATTGCTTTGTCATTAAATACGGTACTAAATTTCCTTCTCATCGAGGGCAATTTAGGATTCCCGTCCATGGGGGTACGCGGCGCTTCAATTGCTACACTGATCTCACGTATAGTGGAAGCGCTAATAATAGTTCTGGTAATATACACTGCAAAACACCCTGTAGCCGCAGGTCTCAAGGAATTGATGAGCTTCGACACGGATTTCCTGAGGAAGTTTATCAAGACTACTTTGCCGGTTATTTTACATGAAGGCCTATGGTCTCTGGGAGTAACATTTTACACGTTCATTTATGGACATATGGGTACTCCTGAAGCCGCTGCCATGAATGTTGCCGCCTTGAATATCGTTTCAAACATTGACAGGATCGCTTTAGTCTTATTCTTTGGTTTGTCCAATGCCTGTGCCATCATGGTCGGGCATAAGATCGGAGAGGGTAATAAGGATCATGCATACCGTGACTCCGGAAGATTACTGATTATAGGCCCTCTTTTAGGTGTAGCTACGAGCATAATGCTGCTTTTATCCTACAACAGCATACTGTCGTTATTTCACGTCTCAGCCGATGTCAAGCATCTTGCTGCCCAAGTACTTACTGCCATGGTTTTCGTATTTCCGATAAGAACATTTAATTTTGTCATGATTGTAGGCGTAGCAAGAGCAGGTGGTGATACAAAATTTTCACTGTTTATGGAGATTTTGCCCCTATGGCTGTTTGCAATACCTTTGACTGCCCTGGGCGGGCTTTATTTTAATCTCCCGCTCATATACGTATATCTTCTGTCGACTACCGAAGAGTTTATAAAAGCCTCTTTGGGCTTACGCAGATATTTCTCCCGCAAGTGGATACACAATGTAACTCATACTTAA
- a CDS encoding FtsX-like permease family protein codes for MFRLCWKKSIKDFLSSKSRTLLVLLAMIVGITGMGAVLNAQAILTREMTANYLNTNPASATLWVEALNKNIVEQVRQMPGIKYAEQRRTVPARVVSETSIGKEIYLFVISDFNDLSISTFTSEKGSWPPAKGEILIERSAVDVLKCKIGDIINVKLPDLPAAKLNITGILHAPALSPAYMEGFAYGFITPETYRMLGGKNGMNELKFVVSDNQMDKKHIRDITNKLKDWLEKQGKRVERIEIPKPGKHPHASQMETLLFLIGSFGILTLILSVIIVANMISAILSQQIRQIGIMKAVGGRPLQIASIYLTSILILGGIAIVVAIPLAVIGGRAYSNLAAEMLNFKIFDNSIPLGIYLIQVLVGLLLPLTAAVYSIIKGSFVTVREALQDYGVSLKGKHTKEVLLYKIKGISRPFLLSIRNTFRKKGRLLFTFGVLSIGGALFITAMNVSASMNSSTVGFIKSFRFDVSAMLARPYDKTDIETAVKKIPGIKYMEVWGGSQAARMHQDSMKGNNFTILAVPPDTKAIAPIQPSSGQWLKYEDTNAIVINQMVLSLEPDIKLGDTITLSINGRESDWKITGIVQEIMSEPKAYVNMEYFQNVTEQDGLGQNAVIVIDKKEAKSINNMAKIIETELESSGFQIVKVQRLADIREKVEEHLLIIASMLVIMSFLGVTVGGLGLSTTMSINILERTREIGIMRAVGASTKSIFRIILGEGIVIGLLSWVSAVLIAAPVSIFMSITFGNVFFETPLKISFSPLGIFIWLGLALILAALSSLYPAWKATKMGVREVLAYE; via the coding sequence ATGTTCAGACTTTGTTGGAAAAAGAGTATTAAAGATTTTTTATCCAGTAAGTCAAGGACACTGCTTGTGCTTCTTGCAATGATTGTAGGAATTACCGGCATGGGAGCAGTATTGAACGCCCAGGCTATACTCACCAGAGAAATGACTGCCAATTATCTGAATACAAATCCGGCTTCAGCCACTCTTTGGGTAGAAGCCCTGAACAAAAATATAGTCGAACAAGTACGGCAAATGCCCGGAATAAAATATGCCGAGCAAAGAAGAACTGTACCTGCGCGTGTAGTTTCAGAAACTTCCATAGGAAAAGAAATATATCTGTTTGTAATAAGTGATTTCAACGACTTGAGCATAAGTACCTTTACCTCTGAAAAGGGCAGCTGGCCTCCTGCAAAAGGAGAAATCCTTATCGAAAGATCAGCAGTTGATGTGCTGAAATGTAAGATTGGAGACATAATTAACGTAAAGCTGCCAGACCTGCCTGCTGCAAAACTGAACATCACCGGGATACTGCATGCTCCGGCACTTTCCCCTGCCTATATGGAAGGCTTTGCATACGGCTTCATTACACCGGAAACATACCGGATGCTCGGTGGAAAAAACGGTATGAATGAGCTAAAATTTGTCGTTTCGGATAACCAGATGGACAAAAAGCATATCCGGGATATTACTAATAAACTAAAAGACTGGCTGGAAAAACAGGGAAAAAGGGTTGAGAGGATCGAAATTCCCAAACCGGGAAAACACCCGCATGCAAGTCAGATGGAGACGCTGCTCTTCCTTATAGGCTCTTTTGGGATACTCACTTTAATCCTAAGTGTCATCATTGTAGCCAATATGATTTCAGCTATATTATCACAGCAAATCCGGCAGATAGGCATAATGAAAGCTGTGGGCGGAAGACCTCTTCAAATCGCATCAATCTACTTGACATCAATCCTGATCCTTGGAGGTATAGCTATAGTTGTGGCGATCCCGCTGGCTGTCATAGGGGGAAGGGCATATTCAAACCTGGCAGCGGAAATGCTGAATTTCAAAATATTTGACAACAGTATCCCGTTAGGAATATATCTTATTCAAGTGCTGGTAGGTCTGCTGCTGCCTTTGACAGCTGCGGTCTACTCCATAATAAAAGGGAGCTTTGTCACTGTAAGAGAAGCACTTCAGGACTATGGGGTTTCTTTGAAAGGGAAACATACAAAAGAGGTCTTGCTATATAAGATAAAAGGTATTTCACGCCCATTTCTTCTATCCATAAGAAATACTTTCAGAAAAAAGGGCAGGTTGTTATTCACATTCGGTGTTTTATCCATAGGAGGAGCCCTGTTTATCACTGCCATGAATGTTTCAGCATCTATGAATTCCAGTACTGTAGGATTTATCAAATCATTCCGTTTTGATGTATCGGCTATGCTTGCGCGGCCTTATGACAAGACAGATATAGAAACCGCGGTAAAAAAAATTCCAGGTATAAAGTATATGGAGGTTTGGGGAGGTTCCCAAGCTGCACGTATGCATCAGGACAGCATGAAGGGCAATAACTTCACCATACTGGCTGTTCCCCCTGATACCAAAGCAATTGCTCCTATACAGCCAAGCTCAGGCCAGTGGCTGAAATACGAAGATACAAATGCAATAGTCATAAACCAGATGGTGCTATCACTGGAGCCTGACATAAAACTGGGTGACACAATCACATTAAGTATCAACGGCAGGGAGTCAGACTGGAAGATTACCGGAATTGTGCAGGAAATAATGTCTGAACCCAAAGCATATGTTAATATGGAGTATTTCCAGAATGTAACAGAGCAGGACGGTCTTGGCCAAAATGCAGTGATAGTTATCGATAAGAAAGAAGCGAAAAGCATAAACAATATGGCAAAGATAATTGAAACTGAATTGGAGTCTTCCGGTTTTCAGATAGTAAAAGTCCAAAGGCTGGCTGATATACGTGAAAAGGTAGAAGAGCATCTTCTCATAATAGCCAGCATGCTGGTAATAATGTCGTTCCTCGGAGTTACAGTCGGAGGTCTTGGACTGTCAACTACCATGAGCATCAATATTCTTGAACGCACACGTGAAATAGGTATTATGCGCGCTGTTGGAGCCTCCACCAAATCAATATTCCGTATAATACTGGGTGAAGGTATTGTTATAGGACTGCTCAGCTGGGTATCTGCCGTATTGATAGCAGCTCCGGTAAGCATTTTCATGAGTATTACCTTTGGAAATGTCTTCTTTGAAACGCCTCTGAAGATTTCATTTTCACCATTGGGCATTTTCATTTGGTTGGGGCTGGCTTTAATACTGGCAGCACTCTCAAGTCTTTATCCGGCTTGGAAGGCTACAAAAATGGGCGTACGCGAAGTCCTTGCCTACGAATAG
- a CDS encoding MYG1 family protein translates to MLLRGIDSCKITLWREGVIIDTKKQFRKVGTHNGRFHADEVMATAILKELFDVEVVRTRDTEILSKLDLVYDVGDGEFDHHQVEKEYRENGTPYAACGLIWRKFGKEVIVSREPQLQEKEVDEIFSDIDAVLIESIDAADNGIRTTETIIPTMNITSIIAGFNPPWDDGISEEKAFSKAVEFASATLGNTINQRISNIKAREYVVYAYNNRVRPELLILEAAYPWANTLSRIDREKEVLFVIYPREEQYLLQTVRDNGSSFRDRKRLPKAWAGKREEELGKIVGIDDAVFCHPSRFIAGAGSFESIMKMAEIAIAEPVQEKREVPRGFMVALKRFLLSKKIVIKR, encoded by the coding sequence TTGCTTTTAAGAGGGATTGATTCATGTAAGATCACCTTATGGAGAGAAGGGGTTATAATCGATACAAAGAAGCAATTTAGAAAAGTAGGTACTCATAATGGCAGGTTTCATGCGGATGAGGTAATGGCAACAGCCATACTTAAGGAATTATTCGACGTAGAGGTTGTAAGGACCAGAGATACTGAGATCCTCAGCAAGCTTGATCTGGTATATGATGTAGGAGACGGGGAATTTGACCACCATCAGGTTGAAAAGGAATATCGTGAAAACGGAACTCCATATGCCGCATGTGGTTTGATATGGAGAAAATTCGGTAAGGAAGTTATAGTTTCAAGAGAGCCGCAATTACAGGAGAAAGAAGTTGATGAAATCTTTTCAGATATAGATGCCGTCCTGATTGAGAGTATTGATGCAGCGGATAATGGTATTAGGACTACTGAAACCATTATCCCCACAATGAATATTACTTCTATCATTGCAGGTTTTAACCCGCCCTGGGATGACGGTATATCTGAAGAAAAAGCTTTCAGCAAAGCAGTGGAATTTGCTTCTGCTACACTTGGAAATACAATCAATCAGCGTATTTCCAATATTAAAGCAAGAGAGTATGTCGTATATGCATATAATAACCGGGTAAGGCCGGAGCTTCTTATACTGGAAGCAGCTTATCCCTGGGCAAACACTTTATCCAGAATAGACAGGGAGAAGGAAGTTTTATTCGTTATTTATCCAAGGGAAGAGCAGTATCTACTACAAACTGTCAGGGATAATGGAAGCTCATTCAGAGACAGGAAAAGACTTCCGAAGGCTTGGGCAGGAAAAAGAGAAGAGGAACTTGGAAAAATAGTCGGAATCGATGATGCAGTGTTTTGTCATCCGTCAAGATTTATAGCAGGGGCCGGTTCCTTTGAGAGTATTATGAAAATGGCTGAAATAGCGATAGCAGAGCCCGTTCAGGAGAAAAGGGAAGTGCCGCGCGGATTCATGGTTGCCTTGAAACGGTTTCTGCTGAGTAAAAAGATAGTAATAAAACGTTAA
- a CDS encoding AraC family transcriptional regulator gives MRDTARKNIEKIRNLVGDITEDQLRHVDCFVGDKIAMFMPVTGPCLYSISPLHTHPSYMFVLSFDNTTVVKIHGNTIRSEQGKLSALSPGIPHQELNDGFTSRYIAIFIDKELFEGELGEYINKNIVFPGEYYKAPEALLPRLRSFMIEADNNMPGQKTLLYTIGLEICHTIIRSVLNLNHAHDRVSYRLEIDKVIHYLHNNYNRRISVNELSKIANMSLSHFSRVFKKETGQSVLDYLLELRFERARKMLTHENMPITQIAMECGFGSSAYLCSGFKKRYNLSPLEYKKQFGSS, from the coding sequence ATGAGAGATACAGCCAGAAAAAACATTGAAAAAATCAGAAATCTTGTAGGTGATATTACTGAAGATCAACTCAGGCACGTAGACTGCTTTGTCGGAGACAAGATAGCCATGTTCATGCCTGTGACCGGCCCATGCCTTTATTCCATTTCTCCCCTACATACACATCCATCATATATGTTTGTACTGTCATTTGACAACACTACTGTTGTTAAAATTCATGGAAATACAATACGTTCGGAGCAGGGAAAACTCAGTGCGTTATCCCCCGGAATTCCTCATCAGGAACTTAATGACGGCTTCACTTCAAGGTACATAGCAATATTTATTGATAAGGAACTCTTTGAAGGTGAGTTGGGTGAGTATATAAATAAAAATATAGTATTCCCGGGAGAATACTATAAGGCTCCCGAAGCGCTTCTTCCCAGGCTGAGGAGCTTTATGATAGAAGCAGATAATAATATGCCCGGGCAAAAAACTCTTTTATATACTATCGGCCTGGAAATATGCCATACAATCATAAGGTCTGTCCTGAATCTTAACCATGCACATGATAGGGTTTCCTACAGGCTTGAAATTGATAAAGTTATTCACTATCTGCACAATAACTATAACAGAAGAATATCAGTTAACGAACTTTCGAAGATAGCAAACATGTCGCTGTCACATTTCTCAAGGGTATTTAAAAAAGAGACCGGACAATCAGTATTGGATTATCTTTTAGAACTCCGTTTTGAAAGGGCGCGGAAAATGCTTACCCATGAAAATATGCCTATAACACAGATAGCTATGGAATGTGGCTTCGGAAGCTCAGCCTACCTGTGTTCAGGTTTTAAAAAGAGATATAATCTAAGTCCGCTGGAATATAAAAAACAGTTTGGCAGTAGTTGA
- a CDS encoding SLBB domain-containing protein: MERTRILSARFGRIKPDSVEEYIANGGYKGLKKAITMQHLDIIEEIKKANLFGRGGAAYPTGIKWEQAYAIKKGPKYMVCNADEGEPGTFKDRHIMAEDPLMLIEGMTIGAFIMGATEGYIYVRGEYTAIQRTIKSAIENAKKSGYLGKNILGAGFDFDLFVVSGAGAYVCGENTALVESIEGKPGRPRQKPPYIKNCGLYQMPTILNNVETYSCIPWIISEGGDKFSSFGTDFSGGTKLMCLSGNVVNRGVYEVPFGITLRELIYDIGGGIPNGGKLKFVHLGGSSGACFPESLLDTKICYNDLKKNGLSLGSGAVLVVDDSHCPVDYLKTVMEFFEEESCGKCTPCREGNQRMVEILERLTEGKGTAADIKKLKSLAQTMKTTSFCGLGQSAPVPVITLLKFFEEEFEAHTAGKCSTGKCTFGTSGTSSKGVK, from the coding sequence ATGGAAAGAACTAGGATTTTAAGTGCAAGATTCGGCAGGATAAAGCCTGACTCTGTGGAGGAATACATTGCAAACGGTGGGTATAAAGGCCTTAAGAAAGCAATTACCATGCAGCATTTGGATATTATAGAAGAAATCAAGAAAGCCAATCTGTTTGGCAGGGGAGGGGCTGCTTATCCTACTGGCATAAAGTGGGAGCAGGCATATGCTATTAAAAAGGGTCCCAAGTATATGGTTTGCAATGCTGACGAAGGTGAACCCGGTACATTCAAGGACAGGCACATAATGGCGGAAGACCCTTTGATGCTGATTGAAGGTATGACTATCGGCGCATTTATAATGGGAGCTACAGAAGGTTACATATATGTAAGGGGAGAATACACAGCAATACAGAGAACTATAAAGAGCGCAATAGAGAATGCAAAAAAATCCGGTTACCTGGGTAAGAACATTCTGGGCGCAGGCTTTGATTTCGATCTTTTTGTAGTATCCGGGGCGGGTGCTTATGTATGTGGTGAAAATACTGCACTTGTTGAATCTATTGAGGGTAAGCCCGGAAGGCCAAGGCAAAAGCCGCCATATATTAAAAACTGTGGACTGTATCAGATGCCGACCATACTGAACAATGTTGAAACTTACTCCTGCATTCCCTGGATAATCAGTGAGGGTGGAGACAAGTTCAGTTCTTTTGGAACGGATTTCAGCGGTGGCACCAAGCTTATGTGTCTTTCGGGAAATGTAGTAAACAGAGGTGTATATGAAGTCCCCTTCGGTATTACGCTCAGGGAACTTATATATGACATCGGTGGAGGAATTCCAAACGGTGGAAAACTTAAATTTGTACATTTGGGTGGATCATCCGGTGCTTGTTTTCCTGAGAGCTTGTTAGATACAAAAATCTGCTATAATGATCTGAAAAAGAACGGATTATCACTCGGCTCAGGTGCAGTATTAGTAGTGGATGACAGCCACTGTCCGGTGGATTATCTTAAGACAGTAATGGAATTTTTCGAGGAAGAGTCTTGTGGCAAGTGCACCCCGTGCAGGGAAGGAAATCAAAGAATGGTAGAAATACTTGAGAGACTGACAGAGGGCAAAGGAACTGCTGCGGATATCAAAAAGCTGAAGAGTCTGGCTCAGACAATGAAAACTACAAGCTTCTGCGGATTGGGACAAAGCGCTCCTGTACCTGTAATCACTTTGCTTAAGTTTTTTGAAGAAGAATTTGAAGCGCATACTGCAGGCAAGTGTTCTACCGGGAAATGCACTTTTGGGACAAGCGGCACGAGCAGCAAGGGGGTAAAATAA
- a CDS encoding YckD family protein translates to MSKKKVLIALAVTTALTLPLSVFAATSDTQVAKSIRGFFGIDFSKLTEKQKTDAKDYGKKMADLQKDFINKMVENGSMTKEQGDAEIKRIDEAIKNGEELNFLSGFGRGRGGFSGPGMKGGLGIGKIDTSKLTDQQKADLKDSRKKIIELQKESISKLVANGLLTKEQGDAVIKKAEETAAEIESGDLTAGMGLGRDSFGFFGMYRTDASTLTEKQKTDLSEIKTKMTALHKELINKLVANGTITKEEGDAAIQRLDNMKDFDGQYGMHGKKGMKKGRFGSPGRQGNTTTTNSSITTQAAS, encoded by the coding sequence ATGAGTAAAAAGAAAGTACTTATAGCACTTGCAGTTACTACTGCACTTACCCTTCCTCTCTCAGTTTTTGCTGCCACTTCAGATACCCAGGTTGCAAAAAGCATACGCGGTTTCTTTGGAATTGACTTTTCCAAACTAACCGAAAAACAAAAAACAGACGCTAAGGATTATGGCAAAAAAATGGCTGATCTGCAAAAAGATTTCATTAACAAGATGGTTGAGAATGGATCAATGACAAAAGAGCAGGGTGATGCGGAAATCAAAAGAATAGACGAAGCTATTAAGAACGGGGAAGAACTCAATTTCCTGTCAGGTTTCGGAAGAGGAAGGGGCGGTTTTAGCGGTCCTGGAATGAAGGGTGGTTTGGGCATTGGAAAAATCGACACTTCAAAGCTTACTGACCAGCAAAAAGCTGATCTGAAGGATTCCCGCAAAAAAATAATCGAACTGCAAAAGGAATCTATCAGCAAATTAGTTGCAAACGGTCTTCTTACCAAAGAACAAGGCGATGCTGTTATAAAGAAAGCTGAAGAGACAGCAGCCGAAATTGAAAGCGGCGACCTGACTGCGGGAATGGGTCTTGGAAGAGATAGTTTCGGTTTCTTTGGTATGTATAGAACTGATGCTTCCACGTTGACTGAAAAGCAAAAAACAGACCTGAGTGAAATAAAAACTAAAATGACTGCACTACACAAGGAATTGATAAACAAACTCGTTGCCAATGGTACTATTACCAAGGAAGAGGGCGATGCCGCCATCCAAAGGCTCGACAATATGAAAGATTTTGACGGACAATACGGTATGCACGGTAAAAAGGGAATGAAAAAAGGACGCTTTGGCAGTCCCGGGAGACAGGGCAACACAACGACAACCAACAGCTCAATCACAACACAGGCTGCTTCATAA